The DNA region CGGATTCCGGCCACACGCTAGCGGCAGCGCTCCGGTTTATCCACACGCAGGACAAAGGTCGCGCGAAGTCATGTCGTAGCTATTGGCTAGCCGTCAAAAGAGGGCTAGCTTCGTCGGCGCCAGCCATCGATGGAGGGCTGGCTTCCTCCGCACTGGTGAGGTATACGCCGTAGCCGTGACCGACGATGGGTGGGTGTACTCATGCGGATGACACCGCATCAAACGCCGCCAACCGTACGAGGGTTGGGCAGAACCAGACACAGATCCACACGCCGCGCCTGGGCGGCGGTGGTCGCCGCCGGGGCCGTCGCCGCCGGCCTCCTCACGGGCCCCGCCGCGACCGCGCGGCCCTTTCCGGAACCACCTCCCGACGCCGAGGCGATGAAGACAACGATGTCACGCGCGCTGCCCGCTCCCCCGGGCGGCGCGAACGTGCGTGTGCTCGCCTTCTACGGCTCGGCCGCCGACGGCGACGAGTCGCCGGTCGTCGACGCGGCCATCGCCGCCATCGAGAAGATCGGCCAATCGGGCCCGGCCGAGCAGCGGTTCACGGTGACGGCCACGGACGACCCGGCCGTGTTCACCAACGCCAGGAAGCTCGGCAAGTTCAACGCGGTGACGTTCGTGACCGGCGGCGGCGACGTCCTCGACGCCGAGCAGGAGGCGGGCCTGGAGGCCTATATGGAGGCCGGCGGCGGCTTCCTCGGCCTGCACGACGCGGCCCGCGCGGAGCCCTACTCGTCCTGGTTCACCGGACTCATCGGCGCCCGCCCCAAGGACGCGAGCCCCGCCGCCGTCCAGCGCGCCACCGTCGAGGTCGGCGACCGCGAGCACCCCGCCACCAAGGACCTCCCCCTGGAGTGGAAGCGCCCCGACAGGTGGCTCAACTGGGAGACCGGTCCGTCGGGGCCATCGGGCAACGTCCACACCGTGGCCCGCGTCCGCGAGGCCTCGTACAAGCCCGGTGAGGGCGCGAACGGCGCGGACCACCCGGTGTCGTGGTGCCGCGACTACGACGGCGGCCGGTCCTTCTACACCGGCATGGGCGGCACGGCGGACGCCTACGACGAGGCGGACTTCCGCAGCCATCTGCGCGGCGCCCTGCTGTGGACGACCCGCATCGCCCGCGCCGACTGCAAGGCCACCATCAACGCGAACTACAAGGCCGAGCGGCTGACCCAGCCCAACAAGCCCGGCCAGAACGACCAGATCGGCGAGCCGCACGGCCTGGTCACGGCTCCCGACGGCCGGGTGTTCTACATCGGCCGCGGCGGCGCCGACTCCTCGCAGCCCGTCGTCACCGACTGGAACAACCCCGACATCGGCAAGGGCAAGGGCGAGATCCACGTCTACGACCCGAAGACCAAGAAGTCGACGCTCGCCGGGGCGCTCACCGTCTTCGGCAACAAGGGCGGCGGCGGTGAGCTGATCAAGGTCGAGGAGGGCCTGCTGGGCATCGAGCTGGACCCCCGGTTCGAGCAGAACGGCTGGGTGTACCTGCACTACACGCCGCACTCGCGACTCAA from Streptomyces flavofungini includes:
- a CDS encoding ThuA domain-containing protein — encoded protein: MRMTPHQTPPTVRGLGRTRHRSTRRAWAAVVAAGAVAAGLLTGPAATARPFPEPPPDAEAMKTTMSRALPAPPGGANVRVLAFYGSAADGDESPVVDAAIAAIEKIGQSGPAEQRFTVTATDDPAVFTNARKLGKFNAVTFVTGGGDVLDAEQEAGLEAYMEAGGGFLGLHDAARAEPYSSWFTGLIGARPKDASPAAVQRATVEVGDREHPATKDLPLEWKRPDRWLNWETGPSGPSGNVHTVARVREASYKPGEGANGADHPVSWCRDYDGGRSFYTGMGGTADAYDEADFRSHLRGALLWTTRIARADCKATINANYKAERLTQPNKPGQNDQIGEPHGLVTAPDGRVFYIGRGGADSSQPVVTDWNNPDIGKGKGEIHVYDPKTKKSTLAGALTVFGNKGGGGELIKVEEGLLGIELDPRFEQNGWVYLHYTPHSRLNRDTRMAERYVSRFTLDQATNKLDLSSEKVLLKWPVQVHSCCHSGGGMSWDSKGNLYIATGDNNSSGFSDGYSGNNPQPTFKGVSFADARRTAGNTNNLNGKILRIHPEPDGTYTLPEGNLFTGKEPDEGGGKTRGEIYVMGVRNPARIFVDKKTDILYAGWVGPDAGQPSTTWGPAKYDTFAAITHASNRGWPYCMGNNQPYRDRNLPDPSKPLGWYDCKNLRNESPHNDGLVKIPPAEPNTIWYSPQGGGIDYPRDANGVPSYKPEEQKQLLPWLKGGGQATMNGPVYRYDAQSTSADKWPSYWDGKWFVGDFYDGDQPRHAVLTDPKTVGKGGLPVHAESLKKIIPVGNDNIKNLMDWKFAPDGSLYVLDYGRGFFTSDSKSALWRVTYKGGAATPAASDLARKAAR